One part of the Truepera radiovictrix DSM 17093 genome encodes these proteins:
- a CDS encoding single-stranded DNA-binding protein has product MARGLNSVQLIGTLTQAPDMKYTAGGLAILELNLAGNDHVVGSDGQLRELAWYHRVSVFGKQAEYLVDQLAAGTPVFVEGRLNYRAWEDASGQKRSALGINAVRVDVLTHGPRKGEPTVLDARGQERLKNALNHVTIIGNLIRDAELRYTPSGDAVTRFVVAVNEQYRDRSGQDQESVHFVEVNVWRELAESCAELAKGDPVLVIGRLVKDNWTDKDGNRQYKDKLEGSRVEYLTRGPGGGGASTRPQPAQQAVGAQRGQQSRPSPALDIDEEFPPEEDLPF; this is encoded by the coding sequence ATGGCTCGAGGGCTTAACAGCGTCCAGCTCATCGGTACCCTGACCCAAGCACCCGACATGAAGTACACCGCCGGCGGTTTGGCCATTTTGGAGCTCAACTTAGCCGGTAACGACCACGTCGTCGGGAGCGACGGCCAGCTGCGTGAGTTGGCGTGGTACCACCGCGTGTCGGTGTTCGGCAAACAGGCCGAATACCTGGTCGATCAACTGGCGGCCGGAACGCCCGTCTTCGTCGAAGGGCGCCTAAACTACCGCGCCTGGGAGGACGCGAGCGGCCAGAAGCGGAGCGCGCTCGGGATCAACGCCGTGCGCGTCGACGTGCTGACCCACGGCCCGCGCAAGGGCGAACCGACGGTGCTCGACGCGCGCGGTCAGGAGCGCCTGAAAAATGCGCTCAACCACGTCACCATCATCGGCAACCTGATCCGGGACGCCGAGCTGCGCTACACCCCCTCGGGCGACGCGGTCACCCGTTTTGTCGTCGCCGTCAACGAGCAGTACCGCGACCGCAGCGGGCAGGACCAGGAGAGCGTTCACTTTGTCGAGGTCAACGTCTGGCGTGAGCTGGCCGAGAGCTGCGCGGAGCTCGCCAAAGGCGATCCGGTGCTGGTGATCGGACGGCTCGTCAAAGACAACTGGACGGACAAAGACGGCAACCGTCAGTACAAGGACAAACTCGAAGGTAGCCGCGTCGAGTACCTGACCCGTGGTCCTGGCGGTGGTGGCGCCAGCACCCGCCCCCAACCCGCTCAGCAGGCGGTGGGCGCCCAAAGGGGTCAGCAGAGTCGTCCCAGCCCCGCGCTGGACATTGACGAGGAATTTCCACCAGAAGAGGATCTACCGTTTTAG
- a CDS encoding TVP38/TMEM64 family protein: MPEPKRTERTRRRRSAGEGGQRRTLHTLVVVALWLGGLLALWLFARAQGQTPGGLLQELLEALRVHPLAPFLLFGLYLVRPLFLLPVTLLTLTAGLLFGAFWGFWYAAAATLASATVAYIVGRFFAQDLPGRFGQGVSTRLQRFPFETVLLCRFLLLPGDLVNYLAGFLRVRLGAFLLATLIGGAPGLLVGVLAGASLEGLPGEVRLNAWYLVASGVLLGLSLGVSRWLRRRNPLGRNPL; the protein is encoded by the coding sequence ATGCCGGAGCCGAAGCGCACCGAGAGAACTCGTCGGCGGCGCAGCGCGGGGGAGGGGGGGCAACGCCGAACCCTGCACACCCTCGTCGTGGTGGCGCTGTGGCTCGGAGGGCTCCTCGCGCTGTGGCTGTTCGCTAGAGCCCAGGGGCAGACCCCGGGGGGGCTCTTGCAGGAGCTTCTCGAGGCGCTCCGCGTGCACCCGCTGGCGCCCTTTTTGCTCTTCGGGCTCTACCTCGTCCGGCCGCTTTTTCTCCTCCCCGTGACCCTACTGACCCTGACCGCCGGGCTGCTCTTCGGCGCGTTCTGGGGGTTTTGGTACGCCGCTGCCGCCACGCTCGCCTCGGCGACGGTGGCCTACATCGTCGGTCGCTTTTTCGCCCAGGACCTCCCCGGGCGCTTCGGGCAGGGTGTCTCGACCCGGCTTCAGCGGTTTCCCTTCGAGACGGTGTTGCTGTGCCGCTTTCTGCTCCTCCCGGGCGACTTGGTCAACTACCTCGCCGGCTTTTTGCGGGTGCGTCTGGGCGCTTTTTTGCTGGCGACCCTTATCGGTGGGGCGCCGGGGCTCCTCGTCGGCGTCCTCGCCGGCGCTTCGCTCGAGGGGTTGCCGGGTGAGGTGCGCCTGAACGCGTGGTACCTCGTCGCCTCGGGGGTGCTCCTCGGCCTCAGCCTAGGGGTCTCTAGGTGGTTGCGGCGCCGCAACCCGCTCGGGCGCAACCCGCTCTAG
- the rpsR gene encoding 30S ribosomal protein S18 has product MAQARNTKSRRDRDDRRGGRRGRRPKVCPFCTGEQEVTDYRDGRMLRRFISDTAKILPRRRTGVCAKHQRRLATTIKQARVLAIVPITEKLVRK; this is encoded by the coding sequence ATGGCTCAAGCACGTAACACGAAAAGCCGCCGCGACCGCGATGACCGCCGCGGCGGACGCCGCGGGCGCCGCCCGAAGGTCTGCCCCTTCTGCACGGGGGAGCAAGAGGTCACCGACTACCGCGACGGTAGGATGCTGCGCCGCTTTATCTCCGACACCGCCAAGATCCTGCCACGGCGGCGGACCGGTGTGTGCGCGAAGCACCAGCGTAGGCTCGCCACCACGATTAAACAGGCGCGCGTTCTCGCCATCGTCCCGATCACCGAGAAGCTGGTGCGCAAATGA
- the rplI gene encoding 50S ribosomal protein L9, which yields MNVILLEPVEKLGEAGDLVSVKPGFARNFLVPRGLALPATQANQRELEARLAQRAKQLAERKADAERLKEMLAEAQLEIPVRAGEDRIYGSVTARDIAEALEKRFEVTIDRRKLDLHEPIKTLGEYTVVYKPHPEVPIDLKVAVVAENA from the coding sequence ATGAACGTCATCCTGCTCGAACCGGTTGAAAAACTCGGCGAAGCGGGGGACTTGGTCTCGGTCAAACCGGGGTTTGCGCGCAACTTTCTGGTACCGCGCGGCCTCGCCCTGCCCGCGACGCAGGCCAATCAGCGCGAGCTAGAGGCGCGCTTGGCGCAGCGGGCGAAGCAGCTCGCCGAACGCAAAGCCGACGCCGAGCGCCTTAAAGAGATGCTCGCCGAGGCGCAGCTCGAGATCCCGGTGCGCGCCGGTGAAGACCGCATCTACGGCTCGGTCACGGCGCGCGACATCGCCGAGGCGCTTGAAAAGCGCTTCGAGGTCACCATCGACCGCCGCAAGCTCGACCTGCACGAGCCGATCAAAACCCTCGGCGAGTACACCGTGGTCTACAAACCCCACCCCGAAGTGCCCATCGACCTCAAGGTCGCGGTCGTCGCGGAGAACGCGTAA
- the rpsF gene encoding 30S ribosomal protein S6, with protein sequence MHNYDLNVILDPNLSEAQLGLEKDAIAAQIERFEGEVLSTDEWGNKRLAYPIRKLNEGYYIIYRLRLPETAPRQLATNLRLRDNVMRVLITRDRPEQRTQRSSERDAGQEAPAASA encoded by the coding sequence ATGCACAACTACGACCTTAACGTCATTCTCGACCCCAACCTGAGCGAAGCGCAGCTCGGCCTCGAGAAAGACGCTATCGCGGCGCAGATCGAGCGCTTCGAGGGGGAGGTTCTCAGCACCGACGAGTGGGGCAACAAGCGCCTCGCCTACCCCATCCGCAAGCTGAACGAGGGCTACTACATCATCTACCGACTTCGCCTCCCCGAGACCGCGCCGCGCCAGCTCGCTACCAACTTGCGGCTGCGCGACAACGTCATGCGCGTACTCATCACGCGCGACCGTCCCGAACAGCGCACCCAAAGGAGCAGCGAGCGCGACGCCGGCCAGGAGGCCCCAGCCGCTTCAGCTTAA